The genomic window CGCCGATGGCGATCCCCGGGATCGCCTCCACCCTCCTCCTCAACATCATCCTTGCCTGGAACGAAGCGTTCTGGACGCTGAACCTGACGGCCTCGAAAGCGGCGCCGCTGACAGCTTTCATCGCTTCGTATTCGAGCCCGGAAGGCCTGTTCTACGCCAAGCTTTCCGCGGCATCGACCATGGCGATTGCGCCGATCATCATTCTCGGCTGGTTTTCGCAGAAGCAGCTCGTGCGCGGGCTCACCTTCGGCGCGGTTAAATAAGGACAGGACCAATGGGCAGCATCAGACTTGAAAAAGTTTCCAAGCATTTCGGCGAGGCCGCGGTCATCCCTTCGATCGACCTCGAAATCAATGACGGCGAATTCGTCGTTTTCGTCGGCCCGTCGGGCTGCGGCAAATCCACGCTTCTGCGGCTGATCGCCGGGCTGGAGGACGTCACCAGCGGCCGCATCCTGATCGACGGCGAGGACGCCACCGACAAGCCGCCGGCAAAGCGCGGCCTTGCCATGGTGTTCCAGTCCTATGCGCTTTATCCGCATATGAGCGTCAGGAACAATATCGGCTTTCCGCTGAAGATGGCGAATATCGACAAGGCGGAAATCGACCGCAAGGTCGAGGACGCGGCGAAGATCCTGAACCTGACCGACTATCTGGAGCGCAAGCCGCGCGCGCTTTCCGGCGGCCAGCGCCAGCGCGTGGCGATCGGCCGGGCGATCGTGCGCAATCCGGAGTGCTTCCTGTTCGACGAGCCGCTCTCCAACCTCGATGCCGCGCTCAGGGTCAACATGCGGCTTGAAATCACCGAGCTGCACCAGACGCTCGATGCCACCTCGATCTATGTGACCCACGACCAGGTCGAGGCCATGACCATGGCCGACAAGATCGTGGTGCTCAGAGCCGGCAATATCGAGCAGGTCGGTTCGCCGCTGGAGCTTTACCGCAAGCCTGCCAACCTGTTCGTGGCCGGTTTCATCGGTTCGCCGAAGATGAACTTCGTCACCGGCAAGGATGCGGAAGGCTACAACGCCCACACGATCGGCGTGCGGCCGGAACATCTGACGCTGTCAACCGAAAGCGGAACCTGGCAGGGCAAGGTCGTGGTCGCCGAACATCTCGGCTCGGACACATTCCTGCACATCGATGTCGCGGGCATCGGGCAGGTCACCGCGCGCGTGAACGGGGACTTTCCGGTTCGCCATGGCGATGTTGTCCATGTCACCCCCGATCCGGAGCGGATCTACCGCTTCGACGACAAGGGGCTGGCGCTCTAGGGCGCACCCGAAGCGGCAGGAAGCGCGGAAATACCGCATGGGCGCCATGAGCGGCGCGCATGCCCGGAATGCGAAGATCGGATAGAACAATGACCAAGGCACTTTCTCTTAATACAATCAAGGACCACGCGGACAAGGCGGCCGTGCCGACCTATGCCCGCGACGATCTTTCGCCCGGCATCGTCCATTTCGGCGTC from Martelella sp. NC20 includes these protein-coding regions:
- a CDS encoding ABC transporter ATP-binding protein, with product MGSIRLEKVSKHFGEAAVIPSIDLEINDGEFVVFVGPSGCGKSTLLRLIAGLEDVTSGRILIDGEDATDKPPAKRGLAMVFQSYALYPHMSVRNNIGFPLKMANIDKAEIDRKVEDAAKILNLTDYLERKPRALSGGQRQRVAIGRAIVRNPECFLFDEPLSNLDAALRVNMRLEITELHQTLDATSIYVTHDQVEAMTMADKIVVLRAGNIEQVGSPLELYRKPANLFVAGFIGSPKMNFVTGKDAEGYNAHTIGVRPEHLTLSTESGTWQGKVVVAEHLGSDTFLHIDVAGIGQVTARVNGDFPVRHGDVVHVTPDPERIYRFDDKGLAL